A genomic segment from Bradyrhizobium diazoefficiens USDA 110 encodes:
- a CDS encoding O-antigen ligase family protein, protein MAYAATAGEMNAAVRAAPGVLALQRALVWLVGASGAIVFIEPSPYEIVTLLATVTFFATGLRLRLALMPLLLMLVLLNVGYTISAIPLFDQPEVVSWIATSWYMAVTVVFFATITSEDTAARLDMLRRGLVVGAMIASLSAVAGYFHLIPGGDDLLTLYGRARGTFKDPNVLGAFLILPALFALQSVVSDKLAKAFRNVIAFGIMSLAILLAFSRAAWGGLVLTSAFMLALMVLTSRTNAQRSRIVVMAIVAAVLGVALIAVLLSFDSTAEMFKQRASFDQSYDEGRFGRFGRHILGAEMALDLPFGIGPLQFHRFFPEDTHNSYLNAFMSGGWLSGVCYPALVFTTVITGFRHIFVRVPWQRAYLAVFSAFVGTVGESFVIDTDHWRHFWMMLGAMWGMIAAAQVYKTRAGDEASSA, encoded by the coding sequence ATGGCGTATGCGGCGACAGCCGGGGAGATGAATGCAGCGGTTCGCGCTGCGCCCGGCGTGCTGGCCCTCCAGCGCGCGCTGGTGTGGCTGGTCGGCGCCTCCGGCGCCATCGTCTTCATCGAACCCAGCCCCTACGAGATCGTGACGCTGCTCGCCACCGTCACCTTCTTCGCCACCGGCCTGCGCCTGCGACTCGCGCTGATGCCGCTGCTGCTGATGCTGGTCCTGCTCAATGTCGGCTACACCATCAGCGCGATCCCGCTGTTCGATCAGCCCGAGGTGGTGAGCTGGATCGCAACCTCCTGGTACATGGCGGTGACCGTGGTGTTCTTCGCCACGATCACGTCCGAGGACACCGCGGCCCGGCTCGATATGCTCCGCCGCGGCCTCGTGGTCGGCGCGATGATTGCCTCGCTGTCGGCGGTCGCCGGCTACTTCCACCTGATTCCCGGCGGAGACGACCTCCTCACGCTCTACGGGCGCGCGCGCGGCACGTTCAAGGACCCGAACGTGCTCGGCGCCTTCCTGATCCTGCCGGCGCTGTTCGCGCTCCAGAGCGTGGTCTCGGACAAGCTGGCTAAGGCCTTCCGCAACGTCATCGCCTTCGGCATCATGTCGCTGGCGATCCTGCTCGCCTTCTCCCGCGCCGCCTGGGGCGGACTGGTGCTGACCTCAGCCTTCATGCTGGCGCTGATGGTGCTGACCAGCCGCACCAACGCGCAGCGCTCGCGCATCGTCGTCATGGCGATCGTCGCCGCGGTGCTGGGCGTTGCGCTGATCGCGGTGCTGCTGTCGTTCGATTCCACCGCCGAGATGTTCAAGCAGCGCGCCAGCTTCGACCAGAGCTATGACGAGGGCCGCTTCGGCCGGTTCGGCCGGCACATCCTGGGTGCGGAGATGGCGCTCGATCTGCCATTCGGGATCGGCCCCCTGCAATTCCACCGTTTCTTCCCCGAGGACACCCACAACTCCTATCTCAACGCCTTCATGTCGGGCGGCTGGCTGTCCGGCGTGTGCTATCCCGCGCTGGTCTTCACCACGGTGATCACGGGCTTCCGGCACATCTTCGTCCGCGTGCCCTGGCAGCGCGCCTATCTCGCCGTGTTTTCAGCCTTCGTCGGCACCGTCGGCGAAAGCTTCGTGATCGACACCGACCACTGGCGGCACTTCTGGATGATGCTGGGCGCGATGTGGGGCATGATCGCGGCTGCCCAAGTCTATAAGACTAGGGCTGGCGACGAAGCTTCTTCAGCTTGA
- a CDS encoding MarR family winged helix-turn-helix transcriptional regulator has translation MRRSSAQGVLYGQTVANVAGIANSDLECMDILYLEGRVTAGRLAEVTGLTTGAITGVIDRLEKAGLVRRERDEKDRRKVFIAVVPEAAMKIGQFYVPMQQAMEKVFGAYSDEELRLLLRFATEGYKGVLAATEALKSLLDTPPEKRPDLKLKKLRRQP, from the coding sequence ATGCGCCGGTCGTCCGCGCAGGGCGTGCTTTATGGCCAGACCGTTGCGAACGTTGCCGGAATTGCCAATTCCGACCTCGAATGCATGGACATCCTCTATCTCGAGGGACGCGTCACCGCGGGCCGGCTCGCCGAGGTGACAGGCCTCACGACGGGCGCCATCACCGGCGTGATCGACCGGCTCGAGAAGGCTGGCCTCGTGCGCCGCGAACGGGACGAGAAAGACCGCCGCAAGGTCTTCATCGCGGTCGTGCCGGAGGCGGCGATGAAGATCGGCCAGTTCTACGTGCCGATGCAGCAGGCGATGGAGAAGGTCTTCGGCGCCTATTCCGACGAGGAGCTGCGTCTTTTGCTGCGCTTCGCGACGGAGGGCTACAAGGGCGTGCTTGCCGCCACTGAAGCGCTGAAGAGCCTTCTCGACACGCCGCCGGAGAAGCGTCCCGATCTCAAGCTGAAGAAGCTTCGTCGCCAGCCCTAG
- a CDS encoding FAD-dependent monooxygenase, whose translation MSNRPRKALIIGAGIAGPVAAILLRRAGIESAIYEAWPYSKGIGGGLQIAPNGMHVMDEIGLSNELISRGSVAEAFDFYSQEGRKLGSINRDMQRRFGQPAVNVCRATLNEMLIDKAWCACVSLYFEKRLIKIEDRGDQPIIAYFADGTTAEGDFLIGADGVHSITRRQVVPDGPRPFDTGLIGFGGFVPHAVLDGRPIGRHVETTFGQSGFFGYGYCSPDPNDGVMWWSTQPAHGMDAAMFRALDAATLKQHLRGFHRGWHDPIPDIIEAAENIVVTDTLDVATLPTWSRKRSLLIGDAAHATSPHAGQGASLALEDAMRLARLMQDGQELGTTFQAFEAERRPRTEKTVAMARRNGNSKREFSATGAWMRNQMLKWLLPLGSKSMEFMYAYDARAV comes from the coding sequence ATGTCCAACCGTCCCCGCAAGGCCCTGATCATCGGCGCCGGCATCGCCGGGCCCGTCGCCGCCATCCTGCTCCGCCGCGCCGGCATCGAGTCCGCGATCTACGAGGCCTGGCCCTATTCGAAGGGCATCGGCGGCGGCCTTCAGATCGCGCCGAACGGCATGCATGTGATGGACGAGATCGGGCTTTCGAACGAGCTGATCAGCCGCGGATCGGTCGCGGAGGCCTTCGACTTCTATTCGCAGGAAGGCCGAAAGCTCGGCTCGATCAACCGCGACATGCAGCGCCGCTTCGGCCAGCCCGCGGTGAACGTCTGCCGCGCCACGCTGAACGAAATGCTGATCGACAAGGCCTGGTGCGCCTGCGTCTCGCTCTATTTCGAGAAGCGCCTGATCAAGATCGAGGACCGCGGCGACCAGCCGATCATCGCCTACTTTGCCGACGGCACCACCGCCGAAGGCGACTTCCTGATCGGCGCAGACGGCGTGCATTCAATCACGCGACGCCAGGTGGTGCCGGACGGACCCCGGCCCTTCGACACCGGCCTGATCGGCTTCGGCGGCTTCGTGCCGCACGCCGTGCTCGACGGCAGGCCGATCGGCCGGCACGTCGAGACCACGTTCGGCCAGAGCGGCTTCTTCGGCTACGGCTATTGCAGCCCGGATCCGAACGACGGCGTGATGTGGTGGAGCACGCAGCCCGCGCACGGCATGGACGCGGCGATGTTCCGCGCGCTCGATGCGGCGACACTGAAGCAGCATCTGCGCGGCTTCCATCGCGGCTGGCACGATCCGATCCCCGACATCATCGAGGCGGCCGAGAACATCGTGGTCACCGACACGCTCGATGTCGCGACCTTGCCGACCTGGTCGCGCAAGCGCTCGCTGCTGATCGGCGACGCCGCGCATGCGACCAGCCCCCATGCCGGCCAGGGCGCCTCGCTCGCGCTGGAGGACGCGATGCGGCTCGCGCGCCTGATGCAGGACGGACAGGAGCTCGGCACCACCTTCCAGGCCTTCGAAGCCGAGCGCCGCCCGCGCACGGAAAAGACCGTCGCCATGGCCCGCCGCAACGGCAACAGCAAGCGCGAGTTCAGCGCCACCGGCGCGTGGATGCGCAATCAGATGCTGAAATGGCTGTTGCCGCTGGGCTCGAAGAGCATGGAGTTCATGTACGCGTATGATGCGCGGGCGGTGTAG
- a CDS encoding saccharopine dehydrogenase family protein codes for MSSAKFDIVVYGATGFTGQLVAEYLAAHYKDDKALKWAMAGRSLDKLKSVREAIGAPADTPLIVADASDAASLKAMVAQTKSVITTVGPYQIYGEELLAACVAGGTDYFDLCGEPVWMRQMIDKYEAAAKASGARIVFSCGYDSVPFELGTFFVQEEAKRVFGAAAARVKGRVRDMRGTLSGGTAASAKATFDAVAKDLSLVAILNDHFALTPGFAGPKQPKGNKAAFEEDLQSWAAPFMMALINTRNVHRSNMLMGFPYGQEFVYDEMVLTGPGEKGEANAKRVMAVNAEKTGPKAPKPGEGPSKEERENGLFNLLYVAIAPDGRMVRAGVTGDRDPGYGSTSKMISECAICMLRDTPDVAAGFWTPGAAMQHRLIKRLQDHAGLTFEVEG; via the coding sequence ATGAGCTCTGCGAAATTCGACATCGTCGTCTACGGTGCGACCGGTTTCACCGGCCAGCTCGTCGCCGAATATCTGGCGGCGCACTACAAAGACGACAAGGCGCTGAAATGGGCGATGGCGGGCCGCAGCCTCGACAAGCTGAAATCGGTGCGCGAGGCGATCGGCGCGCCCGCGGATACGCCGCTGATCGTGGCAGATGCGTCCGATGCCGCCTCGCTGAAGGCAATGGTCGCGCAGACCAAGTCGGTGATCACGACGGTCGGTCCGTATCAAATCTATGGCGAAGAGCTGCTCGCGGCCTGCGTCGCTGGCGGCACGGATTACTTCGACCTCTGCGGCGAGCCCGTCTGGATGCGGCAGATGATCGACAAGTACGAGGCGGCGGCCAAGGCGAGCGGCGCGCGCATCGTGTTCTCCTGCGGCTATGATTCCGTGCCGTTCGAGCTCGGTACGTTCTTCGTCCAGGAGGAAGCCAAGCGCGTGTTCGGCGCAGCGGCTGCGCGCGTGAAGGGCCGCGTGCGCGACATGCGCGGGACGCTGTCGGGTGGCACCGCGGCGAGTGCGAAAGCGACCTTCGATGCTGTCGCAAAAGATCTCAGCCTTGTCGCCATTCTCAACGACCACTTCGCGCTGACGCCCGGGTTTGCCGGACCAAAGCAGCCGAAAGGCAACAAGGCGGCGTTCGAGGAGGATCTGCAATCCTGGGCCGCGCCGTTCATGATGGCGCTGATCAACACGCGCAACGTCCATCGCTCCAACATGCTGATGGGATTCCCTTACGGCCAGGAGTTCGTCTACGACGAGATGGTGTTGACCGGTCCCGGCGAGAAGGGCGAGGCCAATGCGAAGCGCGTGATGGCCGTCAACGCCGAAAAGACCGGTCCGAAGGCGCCGAAACCGGGTGAGGGGCCGTCGAAGGAAGAGCGGGAGAACGGTCTGTTCAATCTGCTCTATGTCGCGATCGCGCCTGACGGCCGCATGGTCCGCGCCGGCGTCACCGGCGACCGCGATCCCGGCTACGGCTCGACGTCCAAGATGATCTCGGAATGTGCGATCTGCATGCTGCGCGACACGCCGGACGTCGCTGCCGGCTTCTGGACCCCGGGCGCGGCGATGCAGCACAGGCTGATCAAGCGGCTGCAGGACCACGCTGGGCTGACGTTCGAGGTGGAGGGATAG
- a CDS encoding DUF169 domain-containing protein, with protein MQQQSAENIDFAGLVADLNSLLRLKTTVIGMKLFARAADMEAIPKIRRPNAIHTTDQVVSMAARLGWTVGITADDLVGSQCRAVIGLSPQDDKWLAGENYVGVWHGTAEDARKRQEALDVVPFGHYQALAVSPLASGRLDPPDICLVYATPGQMIILINGLQYTGYKKFEWGVVGETACADSWGRALKTGEPSLSLPCYAERRYGGVPDEEMLMALKPSHLAKAILGMKALAKNGLRYPIPPYGIQSDVRAGMGVSYAKK; from the coding sequence ATGCAGCAGCAGAGCGCTGAAAACATCGATTTTGCCGGCCTCGTCGCCGATCTCAACAGCCTGTTGCGGCTGAAGACCACGGTGATCGGCATGAAGCTGTTCGCACGCGCCGCGGACATGGAAGCGATCCCGAAAATCCGGCGGCCGAACGCGATCCACACCACCGACCAGGTCGTCAGCATGGCCGCGCGTCTGGGGTGGACCGTCGGCATCACCGCCGACGATCTCGTAGGTAGCCAGTGCCGCGCGGTGATTGGCCTTAGCCCCCAGGACGACAAATGGCTCGCCGGCGAAAATTACGTCGGGGTCTGGCACGGCACGGCGGAGGACGCGCGCAAGCGCCAGGAGGCGCTGGACGTGGTGCCGTTCGGGCACTATCAGGCGCTCGCGGTCAGCCCGCTCGCCAGCGGCCGGCTCGATCCGCCCGACATCTGCCTCGTCTATGCGACGCCCGGGCAGATGATCATCCTGATCAACGGGCTGCAATATACCGGCTACAAGAAGTTCGAATGGGGCGTGGTCGGGGAGACCGCTTGCGCGGATTCGTGGGGGCGGGCGCTCAAGACCGGGGAGCCCAGCCTGTCCTTGCCATGCTATGCCGAACGGCGCTATGGCGGCGTGCCGGACGAGGAGATGCTGATGGCCCTGAAGCCCTCGCATCTCGCCAAGGCGATCCTGGGCATGAAGGCGCTGGCGAAGAACGGCCTTCGCTATCCGATTCCGCCCTATGGCATTCAAAGCGACGTCCGTGCCGGCATGGGCGTGAGTTACGCGAAAAAGTAA
- a CDS encoding YdcF family protein, protein MYFVLSKTLGTALLPINLLVELGILSLVLMLTRFAALGRKLAVTTLVLLALAAFSPLGNLLLYPLESRFPKWDPSRGAPDGIIVLGGSVDTDLSAAHRTPVVASAADRMLAPAELARRFPNARIVFTGGSANLVSTDAKEADYSAPILESLGIPKERLIVERDSRNTWENAVFTKQLVSPKPGERWLLVTSAFHMPRAMGIFHKAGFDVEAYPVDWRMGGRDDLFAFTHIGKEGLGRTDVAMREWIGLLTYRVMGRTGELLPGPGKD, encoded by the coding sequence CTGTATTTCGTTCTTTCCAAGACCCTCGGCACGGCGCTGCTGCCGATCAATCTTCTGGTCGAGCTCGGAATCCTGTCGCTGGTGCTGATGCTGACGCGCTTTGCGGCGCTCGGCCGCAAGCTTGCGGTGACCACGCTGGTCCTGCTGGCGCTCGCCGCGTTCTCGCCGCTGGGCAACCTCCTGCTTTATCCGCTGGAGTCGCGCTTTCCGAAGTGGGACCCGTCGCGGGGCGCGCCCGACGGAATCATCGTGCTCGGCGGCTCCGTCGACACCGATCTGTCGGCCGCGCATCGCACGCCGGTGGTCGCGTCCGCAGCCGATCGCATGCTGGCACCGGCCGAGCTCGCGCGCCGCTTTCCGAATGCGCGCATCGTCTTCACCGGCGGCTCGGCGAACCTCGTCTCCACCGATGCGAAGGAGGCCGACTACTCCGCGCCGATCCTGGAAAGCCTCGGGATCCCGAAGGAGCGCCTGATCGTCGAGCGGGACTCGCGCAACACCTGGGAGAATGCGGTCTTCACCAAGCAATTGGTGTCGCCGAAGCCGGGCGAGCGCTGGCTCCTGGTGACGTCGGCTTTCCACATGCCGCGCGCGATGGGGATCTTTCACAAGGCCGGATTTGACGTCGAGGCCTATCCGGTGGACTGGCGAATGGGCGGGCGTGACGATCTCTTCGCGTTCACCCATATCGGCAAGGAGGGGCTCGGCAGGACCGACGTCGCCATGCGCGAATGGATCGGCCTGTTGACTTACCGTGTCATGGGCCGGACCGGCGAGTTGCTTCCGGGGCCGGGCAAGGACTAG
- a CDS encoding acetamidase/formamidase family protein encodes MTHHHLHSSPETCHWGFFEAALEPVLTVKSGDEVTVDTISGSPDVLPDRDKFHIPPEMHEVHAKSERMLPGHILTGPIAVEGAEPGDVLAVEILDVQLRQDWGWNLIRPLSGTLPDDFHETRILNIPLDRTRMVGRMPWGLDLPLKPFFGVMGVSPPPAWGRISSLVPRAMGGNLDNKELGAGATLYLPVFVPGALFSCGDGHGVQGDGEVCVTAIETALQGRFRLTLRKDLRLDYPRAETPTHYMTMAMDPDLDQCVVRALRDMIALLGETRNLSREDAYTLCSLAADLRVTQTVNGSKGIHCMIEKAIVHG; translated from the coding sequence ATGACCCATCATCACCTGCATTCAAGCCCCGAAACCTGCCATTGGGGCTTCTTCGAAGCCGCGCTCGAGCCCGTCCTCACGGTCAAGAGCGGCGACGAGGTGACGGTCGACACCATCAGCGGCAGCCCGGACGTGCTGCCCGACCGCGACAAATTTCACATTCCGCCGGAGATGCACGAGGTCCACGCGAAGAGTGAGCGCATGCTGCCCGGCCACATCCTCACCGGACCGATCGCGGTCGAGGGGGCCGAACCCGGCGACGTGCTCGCGGTCGAGATCCTCGACGTCCAGCTCCGGCAGGACTGGGGCTGGAATCTGATCAGGCCGCTGTCCGGCACCCTGCCCGACGATTTCCACGAGACGCGCATCCTCAACATCCCGCTGGATCGGACGCGAATGGTCGGCCGCATGCCCTGGGGCCTCGACCTGCCGCTGAAGCCGTTCTTCGGCGTGATGGGCGTTTCGCCGCCGCCGGCCTGGGGCCGTATCTCCTCGCTGGTCCCGCGCGCCATGGGCGGCAATCTCGACAACAAGGAGCTCGGCGCCGGTGCGACACTGTACCTGCCGGTGTTCGTCCCGGGGGCGCTGTTCTCCTGCGGCGACGGCCATGGCGTGCAGGGCGACGGCGAGGTATGCGTCACCGCGATCGAGACCGCGCTCCAGGGCCGCTTCCGCCTGACGCTGCGCAAGGACCTCAGGCTCGACTATCCCCGTGCCGAGACGCCGACGCACTACATGACCATGGCGATGGACCCCGATCTCGACCAGTGCGTGGTGCGCGCGCTGCGCGACATGATCGCGCTGCTCGGCGAGACGCGTAACCTGTCGCGCGAGGACGCCTACACGCTGTGCAGCCTGGCGGCCGATCTACGGGTGACCCAGACCGTCAACGGCTCCAAGGGCATCCATTGCATGATCGAAAAGGCGATCGTGCACGGCTGA
- a CDS encoding GcrA family cell cycle regulator, which produces MPVLSPTWTDERIELLKQHFEAGLSCREIAADIGVSRNAVIGKLSRLNLTRSRAVEDRRLERSLAPPRTRRAVPRLQYEMLATIYGETDAPVVAGPIDDANRCSLLELSENRCRWPISTPGEDDFCFCGNTAPDGQSYCAGHSRLAYRPNSRARMMRG; this is translated from the coding sequence ATGCCTGTTCTCTCACCAACCTGGACTGACGAACGAATTGAACTTCTGAAGCAACATTTCGAGGCCGGCCTCTCCTGCCGCGAGATCGCCGCCGACATCGGCGTCAGCCGCAACGCGGTGATCGGCAAGCTGTCCCGGCTCAATCTGACGCGCAGCCGCGCGGTCGAAGACCGCAGGCTCGAGCGGAGCCTTGCGCCGCCGCGTACGAGGAGAGCCGTGCCGCGGCTGCAATACGAGATGCTCGCCACCATCTACGGCGAGACCGACGCGCCCGTGGTCGCCGGTCCAATCGACGACGCCAATCGCTGCTCGCTGCTGGAGCTGTCCGAGAACCGCTGCCGCTGGCCGATCTCGACGCCGGGTGAAGACGATTTCTGCTTCTGCGGCAATACTGCGCCCGACGGCCAGTCGTATTGCGCCGGCCACAGCCGCCTCGCCTACCGGCCGAACTCGCGCGCCCGCATGATGCGCGGCTGA
- a CDS encoding porin, with translation MKVVKSLLLGTAAGLIAVGGAQAADLPVKAKAVEYVKICTLYGAGFYYIPGSDTCIKLGGYLRAEVALNAGGNYSAQYNGVFAANNRLTNYYSMRAREDLNIDTRTATEYGVVRTYFDAVFTWTTGNYGGTGSGTGATQYSGTIGLNAAGTGLTGSGGGNVNGTDGNLSGGALGVYYAFIQFAGFTMGKAVSQFDAPWINYPGNNFDQLVGGSGTTNGVTQFTYTADFGQGVTAAFSAQDQTQVFQTNIWNTAGMSTTGVLGGAYGSNDLGGTRAPDLVGMVRVDQAWGLFQASVAAHDNHVGYYGASEVTGHPEDKWGWAVQLALQIKNIPTGAGDVINLSGVYTDGASRYNFQELAATSYSMFGSSNAAYQSIGFAGVSDAVFGPGGGLELTKTYGFRGAYTHNWSPYWNTALYGAWAAVNYSGTAKGLICGSAAFATLTGTCNPDFNIGQVGVITRWTPVKNLTFSADFTYSHLDQKYSGVITTPALTGVAKPAATYELKDQDTYSLLLRAQRNW, from the coding sequence ATGAAAGTGGTGAAGAGCCTTTTGCTCGGCACTGCGGCGGGTCTGATCGCCGTCGGTGGAGCCCAGGCGGCCGATCTTCCGGTCAAGGCCAAGGCGGTCGAGTACGTCAAGATCTGCACGCTCTATGGCGCGGGCTTCTACTACATCCCGGGCAGCGACACCTGCATCAAGCTCGGCGGCTATCTGCGTGCCGAAGTGGCGCTCAATGCCGGCGGCAACTACAGTGCCCAGTACAACGGCGTGTTCGCGGCCAACAACCGGCTGACCAACTACTACTCGATGCGCGCTCGTGAAGATCTCAACATCGACACGCGCACCGCAACGGAATACGGCGTCGTCCGCACCTATTTCGATGCGGTCTTCACCTGGACGACCGGCAACTATGGCGGCACCGGTTCGGGCACGGGCGCGACCCAGTACAGCGGCACGATCGGCCTCAATGCCGCGGGGACCGGTCTCACGGGCTCGGGCGGCGGCAACGTCAACGGCACCGACGGCAACCTCTCGGGCGGCGCCCTCGGCGTCTACTACGCGTTCATCCAGTTCGCCGGCTTCACGATGGGTAAGGCGGTGTCGCAGTTCGACGCGCCCTGGATCAACTATCCCGGCAACAACTTCGACCAATTGGTCGGCGGTAGCGGCACCACCAACGGTGTTACCCAGTTCACCTACACGGCCGATTTCGGCCAGGGTGTGACAGCCGCGTTCTCGGCGCAGGACCAGACCCAGGTCTTCCAGACCAACATCTGGAACACCGCCGGCATGTCCACGACCGGCGTCCTCGGCGGAGCCTACGGCTCGAACGATCTCGGCGGCACCCGGGCTCCCGACCTCGTGGGCATGGTCCGCGTCGATCAGGCTTGGGGCCTGTTCCAGGCGTCGGTCGCCGCGCACGACAACCATGTCGGCTACTACGGCGCGAGCGAAGTCACCGGCCATCCGGAAGACAAGTGGGGCTGGGCCGTTCAGCTCGCTCTCCAGATCAAGAACATCCCGACCGGCGCCGGCGACGTGATCAACCTCTCGGGCGTCTATACCGACGGTGCGAGCCGCTACAACTTCCAGGAGCTGGCCGCGACCAGCTACTCGATGTTCGGCAGCTCCAACGCGGCGTATCAGAGCATCGGCTTTGCCGGCGTGTCTGACGCGGTGTTCGGTCCGGGCGGCGGCCTCGAGCTGACCAAGACCTACGGCTTCCGTGGTGCCTACACCCACAACTGGAGCCCGTACTGGAACACGGCGCTCTACGGCGCGTGGGCTGCGGTCAACTACAGCGGCACGGCCAAGGGCCTGATCTGCGGCAGCGCCGCGTTCGCCACCCTGACCGGCACCTGCAATCCGGACTTCAACATCGGCCAGGTCGGCGTCATCACCCGCTGGACGCCGGTGAAGAACCTGACCTTCTCGGCTGACTTCACCTACAGCCATCTCGACCAGAAGTACTCGGGCGTGATCACGACCCCGGCGCTCACGGGCGTTGCCAAGCCTGCGGCAACCTATGAGCTGAAGGATCAGGACACCTACAGCCTGCTGCTGCGCGCCCAGCGCAACTGGTAA
- a CDS encoding MarR family winged helix-turn-helix transcriptional regulator, with protein sequence MSATRKEGARLRPIGNLDLIRRFTWEISSINMYLEELRQFWARTLGISGPQWLILMAISDLDKDDGVPVNVVSKLLHVDPSFVTTQSKLLEKKGLLRRRPSPIDARVVRLSLVDKTQKHIASLNEQYKTIREFVFQEFDENELTEFTTKLATLKNRLEKACVRISLDF encoded by the coding sequence GTGTCCGCGACGAGGAAAGAAGGAGCGCGCCTGCGCCCCATCGGCAACCTGGATCTCATCAGGCGCTTCACCTGGGAGATATCGTCGATCAACATGTATCTAGAGGAGCTGCGTCAGTTCTGGGCGAGGACGCTCGGCATCAGCGGCCCGCAATGGCTGATCCTGATGGCGATCTCCGACCTCGACAAGGACGACGGCGTACCGGTCAACGTGGTCTCCAAGTTGCTCCACGTCGATCCCTCGTTCGTCACCACCCAGTCCAAGCTGCTCGAGAAGAAGGGCCTGCTCCGCCGGCGGCCCTCGCCGATCGACGCCCGGGTCGTGCGGCTGTCACTGGTCGACAAGACCCAGAAGCACATCGCGAGCCTCAACGAGCAGTACAAGACGATTCGCGAGTTCGTCTTCCAGGAGTTCGACGAGAACGAGCTGACGGAATTCACCACCAAGCTCGCGACGCTCAAGAACCGGCTCGAAAAGGCCTGCGTCAGGATATCGCTCGACTTCTGA
- a CDS encoding alpha/beta hydrolase family protein, with product MIPACLSDDWSLCPEREDISAEFTRLLTAAQEGGATIAECLMIARQLKRGDEQSWHREWKRLAQANRHRAGAAFAEGHMATAQRNWLRALNYYGAAAMPLDQADERRWVAVLAMQECARRYLTARAPAGEVVTIPWVDDHALQGYFLPAASAGGRAPTVICIGEPGHRKEEFLFKLAPHARERGLSMLALDLLGDQRDDYTDTLLQRRDLESSIASVMDYLETRGDVDFDRVAIVADGWGSSFVARAVLQEPRLAAAVCDGGLWDLHERSFFASRFAMSDLSIVPVPHAPLMASSADCPVLITLGEDGWLKADRARQIVQKSRLGSSDIVLKVFTAAETGAAQAHADNPSLANEYIFDWLESRLGAAGRRS from the coding sequence ATGATACCCGCATGCCTCTCCGACGACTGGTCCCTTTGCCCGGAGAGAGAGGACATCTCCGCTGAATTCACGCGGCTCCTGACCGCAGCCCAGGAGGGCGGCGCCACGATCGCGGAATGCCTGATGATCGCGCGGCAGCTCAAGCGGGGCGACGAGCAATCCTGGCACCGCGAGTGGAAGCGGCTTGCGCAGGCCAACCGGCACCGCGCCGGGGCCGCGTTCGCGGAGGGCCACATGGCGACCGCGCAGCGCAACTGGCTGCGGGCGTTGAACTACTACGGTGCAGCGGCAATGCCGCTCGATCAGGCCGACGAGCGGCGCTGGGTTGCGGTGCTGGCGATGCAGGAATGCGCCCGCCGCTACCTCACGGCGCGCGCACCGGCCGGCGAGGTCGTGACAATTCCCTGGGTCGACGATCATGCGTTGCAGGGCTACTTCCTGCCTGCGGCGTCGGCGGGCGGACGGGCGCCGACCGTGATCTGCATCGGCGAGCCGGGACACCGCAAGGAGGAATTCCTGTTCAAGCTCGCACCGCATGCGCGCGAGCGCGGACTGTCGATGCTCGCGCTGGACCTGCTCGGCGACCAGCGCGACGATTATACCGATACACTCCTGCAGCGCCGCGATCTCGAGAGCTCGATCGCGAGCGTCATGGATTATCTGGAAACGCGCGGCGACGTCGATTTCGATCGCGTCGCCATCGTGGCGGACGGGTGGGGATCCTCATTCGTGGCGCGCGCGGTGTTGCAGGAGCCGCGGCTCGCCGCCGCCGTCTGCGATGGCGGCCTGTGGGATCTGCACGAACGATCGTTCTTCGCCAGCCGCTTCGCGATGAGCGACCTCAGCATCGTCCCGGTGCCGCATGCGCCGCTGATGGCCTCCAGTGCCGACTGTCCGGTGCTGATCACGCTCGGCGAGGATGGCTGGCTCAAGGCCGACCGGGCGCGTCAGATCGTCCAGAAATCCCGGCTCGGCAGCTCCGATATCGTGTTGAAGGTGTTCACCGCGGCGGAGACCGGCGCGGCGCAGGCCCATGCGGACAATCCGAGTCTCGCCAACGAATACATCTTCGACTGGCTGGAATCGCGGCTCGGCGCCGCCGGTCGGCGGAGCTGA